A window of Fusobacteriaceae bacterium genomic DNA:
AGAGATGTGCTGAGGACCCGGGGACAGCTGATCATTCCCATTTTCGTCGTCCTCTACCTCCTGACCAAGGGCTACAGCCCCATCCGGGCGGCCCTGGGCGCCATCGTCTCGACGATCCTCTGCGCGGCCATCCGGAAAGAAACGCGGCTCACGCCGAAAGATCTCATCGACGGCATGATCGCCGGGGCCAAGGGGTCCCTGACCGTGGTCGCCGCCTGCGCCTGCGCGGGAATCATCACCGGCATCGTCACCAAGACCGGGCTCGGCCTCAAGGTGGGCTCCGTCCTCGTGGGGATCGCCAACGGCAATCTTTTGCTCACGCTTTTCTTTACGATGATTACGTCGCTGATTTTGGGAATCGGCGTTCCCACGACGGCCAACTATGTCATTACCTCGACGATCGCGGCGCCGGCCATCCTTATGCTGAAAGACGCCAACGGCGCGCAGCTGGTGCCCGTCATGGCCGCTCATCTCTTCGTGTTCTATTTCGGGATTATCGCCGACGTTACGCCCCCGGTGGCCCTCGCTGCCGTGGCGGCCTCGGGCGTCGCCAAATCCGAACCCATGAAAACTGGATTGCAGGCCACGAGACTTGCCATCGCGGCCTTCCTCGTGCCCTATATCTTTGTGATGGAGCCCCAGCTCGTCATGATCAATCCCGATGGATGGGTCATCCTCAAGATCCTCACGGCCTTTATCGGCGTTGTCTGCGTCGCCGTCGGGCTCACCGGATACTTCAAAGCCCCGATGAATCCCGTGGAACGGATCTTCATTATCGGCGCGGGACTGCTCTCGGTACATCCGGGGTATACGACCGACGCCATCGGGCTTGCGATCATCGTCGCGATCTTCCTCCTGCAAATGAAAAAAGCCCGGGATATCCGGGCCAAAACCCTTGTCCGTTAGTGTTACACCGGGAATATAATCAAATTTTAATCATGGAGGTATCTGTATGAAAAAACTTGTTTCTCTGCTCGCTGTACTGGTTACAACCGCGCTGCTTGCCGATACGACGTACATCAACATCGGAACCGGCGGGACCGCGGGGACCTATTATCCGCTCGGGGGCGCTTTCGCCGAAATCTGGAATTCCAAATTGAAGGATGTCAACGCCACCGCCGAATCCACCGGCGCTTCCGTGGCCAATGTCAACATGCTGCAGAAAGGGGACATCGACGTGGCCCTGATTCAGAACGACATTGCCTACTATGCCGAAAACGGCGTGGAACTCTTCAAAGAAAAACAGACAGCCGTGAAAGGGCTCGCGATCCTGTATCCCGAACCGATTCAGTGTATCACCCTTGATCCCAACGTGAAATCCGTCGCCGACCTCAAAGGGAAAAGCGTGGCGGTAGGCGCCATCGGATCCGGTACGGCCGTAAACGCCACCCAGATCATGGAAGCCGCCGGTCTCAAAGAAGGGGACGTCAAAGTACTGTATCTCTCCTTCGCCGAAG
This region includes:
- a CDS encoding TAXI family TRAP transporter solute-binding subunit gives rise to the protein MKKLVSLLAVLVTTALLADTTYINIGTGGTAGTYYPLGGAFAEIWNSKLKDVNATAESTGASVANVNMLQKGDIDVALIQNDIAYYAENGVELFKEKQTAVKGLAILYPEPIQCITLDPNVKSVADLKGKSVAVGAIGSGTAVNATQIMEAAGLKEGDVKVLYLSFAEAVNAMRDGQADAAFQVAGIPTAAIVDLATQKPVRLVEIGADTLKKLNEKYSYYTALTIPGGSYSTVKDDVKTVTVQSMLVVSAKFSEDLVYNMLKALYENQDRIAAAHKMGALIKPESALTGMSIELHPGAVKYYKEKGLLK